The Aureitalea marina genome includes a window with the following:
- a CDS encoding carbonic anhydrase family protein, whose protein sequence is MKAQTKETQAAFTPASALEALKAGNQRFVNNQQVSRDLGSQVQDTATGQYPFATVLHCIDSRVSAELIFDQGIGDLFSIRIAGNFVNDDILGSMEFACKLAGTKVLVVLGHTACGAVKGACDHARLGNLTTLIQKLELAVESVPEPTDQTQRNSANIEFVNEVAKKNVEMTMDNIRLKSAVLRDMEESGDIVIVGGMYDIATGAVEFY, encoded by the coding sequence ATGAAAGCACAAACAAAAGAAACTCAAGCCGCATTTACCCCGGCATCCGCTCTGGAAGCGTTAAAAGCAGGTAATCAACGATTTGTAAATAACCAGCAAGTTAGTCGTGATCTCGGCTCACAAGTACAGGACACGGCTACAGGTCAATATCCCTTTGCCACGGTCCTACACTGCATTGATTCAAGGGTCTCTGCAGAGTTGATCTTCGACCAAGGAATCGGTGATCTGTTCAGTATTCGAATCGCAGGAAATTTCGTGAATGACGATATACTTGGAAGTATGGAGTTTGCCTGTAAACTAGCCGGGACTAAAGTGCTGGTTGTCCTTGGACACACAGCCTGTGGAGCGGTGAAAGGCGCCTGTGATCATGCCAGGCTCGGAAATTTGACCACCCTGATCCAGAAGTTGGAGCTGGCCGTAGAATCTGTACCAGAACCTACGGACCAGACTCAGCGCAATTCCGCCAATATCGAATTTGTCAATGAGGTCGCCAAGAAGAATGTCGAGATGACCATGGATAATATTCGCCTCAAGAGTGCGGTTTTACGAGATATGGAAGAAAGCGGTGATATTGTTATCGTAGGAGGGATGTATGATATTGCAACTGGAGCGGTGGAATTCTATTGA
- a CDS encoding SulP family inorganic anion transporter, protein MFKYLRNDIPASIVVFFVALPLCLGIALASGAPLFSGLIAGIVGGIVVGALSGSQIGVSGPAAGLAAIVLVAIGTLGSFENFLLAVVLGGVIQLLFGVLKAGVIGYYFPSSVIKGMLTGIGVIIILKQIPHFFGYDADPEGDFAFMQVDDQNTFSEIFTSLKYISPGSTIIAVVSLAILILWDRVLSKKAKIFKLVQGPLVAVVVGIVFYTLTKGDPTYGIATDNLVSVPVPEDLNSFFGQFSFPNFGAITDTQIWVTAFTIALVASLETLLCVEATDKLDPDKRVTPTNRELLAQGTGNILSGLIGGLPITQVIVRSSANIQSGGKTKKSAIIHGFFLLISVMLIPGLLNMIPLSVLAAVLFIVGYKLAKPALFREMYAKGWKQFVPYIVTIVGIIFTDLLVGIGLGLGVGIVIILIKSYQNSHFLHIEDKSNGVSRVKMTLAEEVTFFNKGAILKELDELEEGTFLELDVRKTRYLDNDILEILDDFVEKAKNRNITITLVSERGTRENPESYVKFFKLNPKTAEYGQQ, encoded by the coding sequence ATGTTTAAATATTTAAGAAACGATATTCCTGCCAGTATCGTTGTTTTCTTTGTGGCGTTACCCTTATGTCTGGGAATCGCATTGGCAAGTGGAGCTCCATTGTTCTCGGGGCTTATTGCCGGAATCGTTGGTGGTATTGTGGTTGGGGCCCTTTCAGGCTCTCAAATTGGGGTCAGTGGTCCAGCCGCCGGTCTTGCCGCTATCGTATTAGTTGCCATTGGGACTTTAGGAAGCTTTGAGAATTTCCTGCTAGCCGTCGTCCTTGGTGGTGTTATCCAATTGCTTTTCGGCGTACTAAAGGCTGGTGTAATCGGCTATTATTTCCCATCATCGGTGATCAAAGGTATGTTGACGGGAATAGGGGTGATCATTATTCTAAAACAAATTCCACATTTCTTTGGTTACGATGCCGACCCCGAAGGTGATTTTGCCTTTATGCAAGTGGACGATCAGAACACCTTTTCAGAGATCTTCACATCATTGAAATACATCAGTCCTGGTTCCACTATCATTGCCGTTGTGAGTTTGGCCATACTGATCCTTTGGGACCGGGTATTGTCCAAAAAGGCGAAAATTTTCAAGCTTGTTCAAGGTCCATTGGTGGCCGTAGTTGTCGGAATTGTTTTCTACACCCTGACCAAAGGTGATCCAACCTATGGCATAGCTACAGACAATTTGGTGTCTGTACCTGTACCAGAGGATTTGAATTCATTCTTTGGCCAGTTCAGCTTCCCTAATTTCGGAGCAATTACCGATACGCAGATCTGGGTAACTGCTTTTACCATTGCCTTGGTGGCCAGTTTGGAAACACTACTCTGTGTAGAAGCCACGGACAAGTTAGATCCAGATAAGCGAGTAACCCCAACAAATAGGGAATTACTGGCTCAGGGAACCGGAAATATTCTGTCTGGTCTGATAGGAGGTCTACCTATTACTCAGGTGATCGTTAGAAGTTCTGCCAACATTCAATCTGGTGGTAAAACCAAGAAATCGGCAATCATTCACGGATTTTTCTTGTTGATTTCGGTTATGCTAATTCCAGGACTGCTCAATATGATACCACTGTCTGTATTGGCGGCAGTACTTTTCATTGTTGGATATAAATTGGCGAAACCAGCATTGTTCCGAGAGATGTACGCCAAAGGTTGGAAACAGTTTGTCCCTTATATCGTAACTATAGTGGGAATCATTTTCACCGATCTGCTGGTTGGTATTGGTCTTGGCTTAGGAGTTGGTATTGTGATCATACTGATCAAGAGTTATCAAAATTCCCATTTCCTGCATATTGAAGATAAAAGCAATGGCGTAAGTCGTGTGAAGATGACCTTGGCAGAAGAGGTAACTTTCTTTAACAAAGGTGCTATCTTGAAGGAATTGGATGAGTTGGAGGAAGGCACTTTCTTGGAACTAGATGTTAGAAAGACGCGTTACCTAGACAATGATATACTGGAGATCCTGGACGATTTCGTCGAAAAAGCTAAAAACCGAAATATTACGATAACTTTAGTTTCCGAGCGTGGTACCAGGGAAAATCCTGAAAGTTATGTCAAGTTCTTTAAGTTGAATCCTAAGACGGCCGAATATGGCCAACAATAA
- a CDS encoding Brp/Blh family beta-carotene 15,15'-dioxygenase: MFRSIAIILTFFSLWLSGFFSEPSQQFLAFVLIFSVGILHGSNDLSIIAKSGDGSNLKQITYMVGTYIGTVIAASSLFYVLPQVALIVFILLSAYHFGEQHWNCIEWGPRNKSPWFFSLYGLSILLLLFYLNMDETNAVIAALTGISVPPSIAIYGFIATAVVWLAMALNDVLKDPKLLLKLLYELFLVLVFAIVFKTATLIWAFAIYFIYWHSIPSMLEQLKFLYGNASWRAFLRYMRSAGLIWIISLASLLIVYYLIRDKDDIFIPLFFAFLGAITFAHTVIMSKMFHSQNE, translated from the coding sequence ATGTTTAGGAGTATTGCAATAATATTAACCTTTTTCTCACTTTGGTTGTCGGGATTCTTTTCGGAACCCTCACAACAGTTCTTGGCATTTGTTCTGATCTTTTCAGTAGGCATACTTCATGGTAGCAATGATCTATCTATAATTGCGAAATCTGGTGACGGATCCAACCTCAAACAAATTACCTACATGGTCGGCACCTATATCGGGACGGTAATAGCGGCTTCTAGTTTATTTTATGTTCTGCCGCAGGTTGCTTTGATCGTTTTTATCTTGTTAAGCGCCTATCATTTCGGCGAACAACATTGGAACTGTATTGAGTGGGGCCCAAGAAACAAAAGTCCCTGGTTTTTTAGTCTGTACGGATTGAGTATTCTTCTTCTGTTGTTCTATCTGAATATGGATGAAACAAACGCGGTAATTGCCGCGCTTACCGGCATTAGCGTTCCTCCGTCTATCGCGATCTATGGTTTCATTGCCACTGCTGTAGTATGGTTGGCAATGGCTCTTAATGACGTATTAAAGGATCCCAAACTGTTACTGAAGTTATTGTATGAACTTTTCCTGGTTCTTGTTTTTGCAATAGTCTTTAAAACGGCCACATTGATATGGGCCTTTGCCATTTATTTCATTTACTGGCACTCCATACCCTCCATGTTGGAGCAGCTGAAATTCTTATACGGCAATGCTAGTTGGAGAGCATTTTTAAGATATATGCGGTCGGCAGGGCTTATTTGGATCATCTCCCTGGCATCACTTCTGATCGTCTATTATTTGATACGAGATAAGGATGACATCTTTATTCCGTTGTTCTTTGCCTTTCTTGGAGCGATAACGTTTGCGCACACGGTGATCATGTCTAAAATGTTTCATAGCCAGAACGAATAG
- a CDS encoding MBL fold metallo-hydrolase has product MVLEQIYTGCLAQGAYYIQSEGEAAIIDPLRETRPYTDRAKRDGAVIKYIFETHFHADFVSGHVTLAQESGASIVYGPLANPSYDAIIAEDGQEFKIGKVTIRVLHTPGHTMESTTYLLLDEQGEPHCIFSGDTLFLGDVGRPDLAQKAASMTQEELAGTLFDSLRNKIMPLPDHITVYPAHGAGSACGKNMSSDTQDTLGNQKRTNYALRVDMTREEFIQEVTDGLLPPPKYFPENVRLNKEGYKSLDQVMERGHRPLDPDTFEQIANQEGALVLDVRHQADFVKSHIPRSIFIGIDGGFAPWVGALIADVNQPLLIVAPEGREEETITRLSRVGFDHSLGYLEGGINSWEAAGKEVDDLLTISADEFKDRLESKEIPVLDVRKESEYEAGHLKDAILAPLAELNDHLAEIPQDETFYIHCAGGYRSVIAASILKGRGRHNLVDVGGGFKAIKAAEIPIVSE; this is encoded by the coding sequence ATGGTCTTGGAACAAATCTACACGGGCTGTCTTGCTCAGGGAGCCTACTACATTCAGAGTGAAGGTGAGGCTGCCATCATTGATCCACTGAGGGAAACACGCCCCTACACAGACCGGGCTAAACGAGACGGAGCTGTTATCAAATACATCTTTGAGACTCATTTCCATGCAGATTTTGTTAGCGGACATGTCACACTTGCCCAGGAGAGTGGAGCTTCCATAGTTTATGGTCCCTTGGCCAATCCCAGTTATGATGCGATCATAGCGGAAGATGGCCAGGAATTCAAAATCGGTAAAGTAACAATTAGAGTACTGCATACACCCGGGCATACCATGGAAAGCACAACTTACCTGCTTCTTGATGAGCAGGGAGAACCTCATTGTATTTTCAGTGGGGATACCCTTTTCCTGGGTGACGTAGGCCGCCCTGATCTAGCTCAGAAAGCTGCGAGCATGACCCAGGAGGAATTGGCGGGAACCTTGTTTGACAGTTTGCGGAATAAGATCATGCCCTTGCCTGACCATATCACAGTCTATCCTGCTCATGGAGCGGGTTCTGCTTGCGGTAAGAATATGAGCAGCGATACCCAGGATACCTTGGGAAATCAGAAGAGGACCAATTACGCCTTGAGGGTAGATATGACCAGGGAAGAATTTATTCAGGAAGTTACCGATGGACTGTTACCGCCTCCAAAATACTTCCCGGAAAATGTCCGCTTGAACAAAGAAGGATACAAATCCCTGGACCAGGTTATGGAAAGAGGTCATCGCCCTTTGGATCCGGATACCTTCGAGCAGATTGCCAATCAGGAAGGTGCTTTGGTGCTTGATGTTAGACATCAGGCCGATTTTGTGAAGTCCCATATTCCCAGATCAATCTTCATCGGTATTGATGGAGGGTTTGCTCCATGGGTTGGTGCCCTGATCGCAGATGTTAATCAACCCTTGTTGATCGTGGCTCCCGAGGGTAGGGAAGAGGAGACCATTACCCGTTTATCACGTGTTGGCTTTGATCATTCCCTGGGATACCTTGAAGGAGGGATTAACAGTTGGGAAGCTGCCGGTAAAGAAGTAGATGATCTGCTAACCATTTCGGCAGATGAATTCAAGGATCGGCTAGAGAGCAAGGAGATACCCGTACTCGATGTCCGCAAGGAATCAGAATACGAGGCAGGTCACCTTAAGGATGCGATATTGGCACCTCTGGCCGAGCTCAACGATCACCTGGCAGAAATTCCTCAGGATGAAACCTTTTACATACATTGTGCAGGTGGATACCGATCCGTTATAGCAGCTTCCATTCTCAAAGGAAGAGGAAGGCATAATTTGGTGGATGTTGGGGGCGGCTTCAAGGCGATCAAGGCGGCCGAGATTCCCATAGTTTCAGAATAG
- a CDS encoding DUF4397 domain-containing protein, producing MKNLFLRSTFLLMGIVGLAQTADVQIIHNSADAAASTVDIYVDGNLALNDFAFRTATPFIPLDADVQIEIAVAPGDSDSVMDAIATFPVTLTSGETYVVVADGIVDTPNYNPAPGFNLEIYDMGQQAAGDPMNTDVLVHHGSTDAPTVDIVEVGAGAGTIVNDLSYTDFQGYLPLPTADYALEVRDQTGTVTVAAYEAPLATLGLDGAAVVAVASGFLNPAVNSDGPAFGVFVATPAGGPLVELPTSTARVQVIHNSADLAATQVDVYLGDTRIIDDFEFRTASPYVDLPAGVGINIGIANGGSASSADVFANFPLTLTRNETYSVVADGIISTGSYNPSPSFGLEIFAGAREAATDPSRVDVLIHHGSTDAPTVDIFETLIGVGLIANDLSYTDFRSSYLELPNLNYAIEVRDETGTATVAAYDLPIADLGIEGLGVTAVASGFLDPSNNLDGPAFGIFVALPAGGPLVELPTSTARVQVIHNSADAAAEQVDVYIDGALALDNFTFRNATPFIDLNAGVTTEIAIAPAASTDVSEAIATFPVVLAVDETYVVVADGIVSPTGYDPAPAFGLEVYDMGREVASDPTQIDLLVHHGSTDAPTVDIVEVGVGAGTIVDDLAYTEFQGYLELDSNDYALEVRDETGTVTVAAYEAPLASLGLDGGAAVAVASGFLNPANNSDGAAFGIWVALPTGGEMIPLPISTARLQVIHNSADLAASEVDVYIGGALALDGFAFRTATPFIDFPSSIPVDIAVAPGNSTDVGDAIATFPVTLTRNGTFVVVADGIVSETGYDPAPAFGLEVYSAGREEASDPANTDVLVHHGSTDAPTVDVVEVGVGAGTIVDDLAYTDFQGYLELPTDDYIIEVRDETGTATVASYGAPLETLGLNGAAITVVASGFLNPANNSDGPAFGLWVALEAGGDLIELPTETLSTDDFQVNELAIYPNPATNLINIRGLNAAGVTIQMVDLQGRTVLEANLDANSQIDVSNLSAGLYQMVIRNGNQVLGSRKLIKR from the coding sequence ATGAAAAATCTATTTTTACGCTCAACCTTTTTATTGATGGGGATAGTGGGCTTGGCACAAACGGCCGATGTCCAGATCATCCACAATTCGGCCGATGCGGCCGCTTCGACCGTAGACATCTATGTTGACGGTAATTTAGCCCTGAATGATTTTGCCTTCAGGACTGCCACTCCTTTCATTCCTTTGGACGCCGATGTTCAAATTGAGATCGCAGTAGCTCCGGGCGACAGCGATAGCGTGATGGACGCCATTGCCACCTTCCCGGTCACTTTGACCAGTGGAGAAACCTATGTGGTAGTTGCCGATGGAATTGTCGATACACCCAACTACAATCCTGCTCCAGGTTTTAATCTGGAGATTTACGATATGGGACAGCAAGCTGCTGGAGACCCAATGAATACGGACGTATTGGTTCACCATGGATCCACTGACGCTCCGACTGTAGACATTGTGGAGGTCGGTGCAGGCGCAGGGACCATTGTGAATGACCTTAGTTATACCGACTTTCAAGGCTACTTACCTCTGCCGACAGCAGATTATGCCCTGGAGGTAAGAGACCAGACCGGTACTGTAACCGTAGCAGCCTATGAAGCGCCATTGGCCACCTTAGGACTAGATGGAGCAGCTGTAGTAGCTGTAGCTTCAGGATTCCTGAATCCAGCTGTCAATTCAGACGGCCCAGCCTTTGGTGTTTTCGTGGCGACTCCTGCAGGAGGACCACTAGTCGAACTACCTACTTCGACTGCTCGTGTGCAGGTGATTCACAATTCTGCGGATCTGGCAGCCACTCAAGTGGATGTATACCTAGGCGACACGCGTATCATTGACGATTTTGAATTTAGAACTGCTTCTCCTTATGTGGACCTACCAGCTGGTGTAGGCATCAATATTGGAATTGCTAATGGAGGGAGTGCAAGTTCGGCCGATGTTTTCGCCAACTTCCCACTTACTTTAACACGAAATGAAACTTATTCAGTAGTTGCGGATGGTATAATAAGTACCGGAAGCTACAACCCATCACCTTCCTTTGGTCTTGAAATCTTTGCTGGAGCTCGCGAAGCAGCCACAGATCCAAGCCGAGTAGACGTACTGATACACCATGGTTCCACCGATGCACCGACTGTTGATATTTTTGAGACCCTGATCGGGGTCGGACTGATCGCTAACGATCTTTCTTACACTGATTTCCGTTCTTCTTATCTAGAACTACCTAATTTGAATTATGCTATCGAGGTCCGGGATGAGACGGGAACAGCAACTGTTGCAGCATACGACTTGCCTATCGCTGACCTTGGGATCGAAGGTCTTGGAGTTACCGCAGTGGCTTCCGGGTTTCTGGATCCTTCTAATAATCTGGATGGACCTGCTTTCGGAATTTTTGTCGCTCTTCCAGCAGGAGGACCATTGGTAGAATTACCAACTTCTACTGCTCGAGTACAAGTAATACATAACTCTGCCGATGCAGCCGCAGAGCAAGTTGATGTATATATTGACGGTGCCTTGGCCTTGGATAATTTCACTTTCCGCAACGCAACTCCTTTCATCGACCTGAACGCCGGGGTAACCACAGAAATTGCTATTGCTCCAGCTGCGAGTACTGATGTGAGCGAGGCTATCGCAACTTTTCCTGTTGTACTGGCGGTAGATGAGACCTATGTTGTTGTAGCAGATGGTATCGTATCCCCAACAGGTTATGATCCTGCTCCGGCATTTGGCCTAGAAGTTTACGATATGGGAAGAGAGGTTGCTTCCGATCCAACTCAAATAGATCTGTTGGTTCACCATGGTTCCACGGATGCCCCAACGGTAGATATTGTCGAAGTGGGAGTGGGCGCTGGAACCATAGTAGATGATTTAGCCTATACCGAATTCCAAGGATATCTGGAATTGGATTCCAATGACTACGCCCTCGAGGTCAGAGATGAGACTGGTACAGTTACTGTAGCTGCTTATGAAGCGCCTTTGGCCTCTTTAGGGTTAGATGGAGGTGCCGCTGTTGCTGTTGCTTCAGGTTTCCTGAATCCAGCAAATAACAGTGACGGAGCAGCATTTGGAATTTGGGTAGCCCTTCCAACAGGGGGAGAGATGATCCCGCTGCCTATTTCTACAGCTCGTTTGCAAGTGATCCACAACTCGGCCGATCTGGCTGCCAGTGAGGTGGATGTTTACATAGGAGGTGCTTTAGCTCTGGATGGCTTTGCCTTCCGCACTGCCACTCCGTTTATCGATTTTCCATCCAGCATTCCGGTCGATATAGCCGTAGCACCTGGAAATAGTACAGATGTGGGTGATGCCATTGCTACCTTCCCCGTTACCCTGACAAGAAATGGGACCTTTGTTGTTGTAGCCGATGGTATCGTTAGTGAGACCGGTTACGATCCTGCTCCTGCCTTTGGACTGGAAGTTTATTCGGCTGGTAGAGAAGAAGCCTCTGATCCAGCAAATACAGATGTATTGGTACATCACGGTTCCACCGATGCGCCTACTGTCGATGTTGTTGAAGTTGGAGTTGGAGCAGGAACCATTGTCGATGACCTGGCGTATACCGACTTCCAGGGATACCTGGAGTTGCCAACAGACGACTATATCATCGAAGTAAGAGATGAGACGGGAACCGCAACCGTAGCTAGCTATGGAGCCCCATTGGAGACTTTAGGTCTTAACGGTGCCGCAATCACGGTGGTTGCATCAGGCTTTCTGAACCCCGCCAACAATTCTGACGGCCCAGCCTTCGGATTATGGGTAGCGTTGGAAGCAGGTGGTGACCTGATCGAACTGCCAACGGAGACCTTGTCGACGGATGATTTCCAGGTAAATGAATTAGCTATTTATCCAAACCCTGCGACCAACCTGATCAACATCAGAGGATTGAATGCTGCAGGAGTAACTATTCAGATGGTAGACCTACAAGGTAGAACAGTTTTGGAGGCCAATTTGGATGCCAACAGCCAGATCGATGTCAGTAATTTGTCTGCCGGATTGTATCAAATGGTAATTAGAAACGGTAACCAGGTACTAGGTTCACGAAAACTGATCAAGCGTTAA
- a CDS encoding M28 family metallopeptidase has product MYKGFLITAMTVTFISCNSAQTASSSKTMDRTDYANTITAEEMKELLYVFASDEMQGRMTGSEGQKKAAKFLTDFYQAQDIPGGMTDGTYYQPIPASYFKRRKEPKPSENVLAFIKGSEKPDEVIVISAHYDHVGMDNDGNVYNGADDDGSGTISLLEIAQAFQMAVKNGNGPKRSILFLHVTGEEIGLYGSRYYTENPIYPLANTVCNLNSDMVGRIDPDKADSPNYIYLIGSDKLSQELHELSEAVNTQYTQLELDYTYNDENDPNRFYYRSDHYNFAKHNIPIIFYFNGVHEDYHKITDTPDKIEYDLMAKRAQLIFHTAWEVANKDGRITADKVEAAGSK; this is encoded by the coding sequence ATGTACAAAGGATTCCTTATCACTGCGATGACGGTAACGTTCATTTCCTGTAATTCGGCCCAAACAGCGAGTTCATCCAAGACCATGGATCGCACCGATTATGCAAATACCATTACTGCAGAAGAAATGAAAGAATTGCTCTATGTTTTCGCATCGGACGAGATGCAGGGACGTATGACAGGTTCCGAAGGTCAAAAGAAGGCCGCCAAATTCCTCACCGATTTCTACCAGGCTCAGGACATACCGGGAGGAATGACAGATGGGACTTATTATCAGCCTATACCAGCAAGCTATTTCAAGAGGAGAAAGGAACCTAAACCTTCGGAAAATGTACTGGCTTTTATCAAAGGATCGGAAAAACCAGACGAGGTGATCGTTATTTCTGCACACTATGATCATGTGGGAATGGACAATGATGGTAACGTTTATAATGGTGCTGATGATGATGGAAGTGGTACGATCAGCCTACTGGAAATCGCTCAGGCCTTCCAGATGGCCGTAAAAAATGGGAACGGACCAAAGCGTTCTATCTTATTCCTTCATGTGACGGGAGAAGAAATCGGGCTATACGGTTCGCGTTATTACACTGAAAATCCAATTTACCCGCTGGCCAATACAGTTTGTAATTTGAACTCTGATATGGTGGGCCGGATTGATCCGGATAAAGCAGATAGCCCCAATTATATTTATCTAATAGGTAGTGATAAACTGAGCCAGGAACTACATGAGTTGTCTGAAGCAGTGAACACCCAATACACCCAGCTAGAACTGGATTACACGTACAATGACGAGAATGACCCGAACCGCTTCTACTACAGAAGCGATCATTACAATTTTGCAAAGCACAATATTCCGATCATTTTTTACTTCAACGGTGTGCATGAAGACTACCACAAAATAACAGATACCCCGGATAAGATCGAATACGATCTGATGGCTAAACGAGCGCAATTGATTTTCCATACAGCCTGGGAGGTTGCCAATAAAGATGGTCGTATCACGGCTGACAAAGTTGAGGCCGCTGGAAGTAAATAG